From one Sulfurimonas sp. HSL-3221 genomic stretch:
- the ccoG gene encoding cytochrome c oxidase accessory protein CcoG produces MSQAEVSGQAGPAKVSKKEYLKGWVSYRVKRYWFFVGMTIVSLVLPWITINGNHIFLLSFDKLKLHLAFVQFDMQEMYLMPFILMILFIGVFGMTVLGGRVFCGWVCPQTIFRVIYRDLIETKILKLRKRIKNKQKEPDWSKPENKAKRVVAIALWTALSLLATANFLWFFVPPEDFFPYLMNAGDHLILVGILLITTLFLVVDVVWFKENWCVYVCPYSRIQSVLYDEDTVMAIYDPHRGGEIYDEAKHKQYTKQKDLQAVEPNAECTTCESCVTVCPTHIDIRQGLQLECINCLECVDACTEVMGALGRPSLVRWSSEKEVLFQKGKTHYLRPKIIGYAVVLVIIMVVLGMMGSKKEHMLLNINKENRLYAIEKTPEGKTLVENDYIFLLQNTQDKDHKFYFDIEAPKGMEGKIKILKPTKPFTVHPGVKKKKIVRLYTTEELVKDERKDTVLPIKIHAYAIDDKEKIAVDRESTFIFPRYDKYEAAE; encoded by the coding sequence GTGAGTCAGGCAGAAGTCTCAGGCCAGGCCGGACCGGCCAAGGTCAGTAAAAAAGAGTATTTAAAAGGGTGGGTTTCCTACCGCGTAAAACGCTACTGGTTTTTCGTGGGGATGACCATCGTGTCGCTGGTACTGCCGTGGATTACGATCAACGGCAACCATATTTTCCTGTTGAGCTTTGACAAGCTCAAACTGCACCTGGCGTTTGTCCAGTTCGACATGCAGGAGATGTACCTTATGCCGTTCATTCTGATGATCCTCTTTATCGGGGTCTTCGGGATGACGGTACTGGGCGGCCGTGTTTTCTGCGGCTGGGTCTGTCCGCAGACGATCTTCCGCGTCATCTACCGCGACCTGATCGAAACGAAGATCCTGAAACTGCGCAAGCGGATCAAGAACAAGCAGAAAGAGCCTGACTGGAGCAAGCCGGAGAACAAGGCCAAGCGTGTTGTCGCCATTGCGCTCTGGACGGCGCTCTCCCTGCTGGCAACGGCGAACTTCCTGTGGTTCTTCGTCCCGCCGGAGGATTTTTTCCCGTACCTGATGAACGCGGGTGACCACCTGATCCTCGTCGGGATCCTGCTGATCACGACGCTCTTCCTCGTGGTCGACGTCGTCTGGTTCAAAGAGAATTGGTGTGTCTACGTCTGTCCCTACTCCCGTATCCAGTCGGTCCTGTACGACGAAGATACGGTGATGGCGATCTACGATCCGCACCGCGGTGGCGAGATCTACGACGAAGCGAAGCACAAGCAGTACACCAAACAGAAGGATCTGCAGGCGGTCGAGCCGAATGCGGAGTGTACGACCTGTGAAAGCTGTGTGACCGTCTGTCCGACCCACATCGATATCCGCCAGGGGCTGCAGCTCGAGTGTATCAACTGCCTCGAGTGTGTCGACGCCTGTACGGAAGTTATGGGTGCGCTCGGACGTCCGTCGCTGGTCCGCTGGTCGAGCGAAAAAGAGGTGCTGTTCCAGAAAGGCAAAACGCACTACCTGCGTCCGAAGATTATCGGTTATGCCGTCGTCCTGGTCATCATCATGGTCGTTCTCGGTATGATGGGAAGCAAGAAGGAGCATATGCTGCTTAACATCAACAAAGAGAACCGCCTCTATGCGATCGAGAAGACGCCGGAAGGCAAAACGCTGGTCGAGAACGATTACATCTTCCTTCTGCAGAATACGCAGGATAAAGACCATAAGTTCTATTTCGACATCGAGGCACCGAAGGGGATGGAAGGCAAGATCAAAATTCTCAAGCCGACCAAACCCTTCACCGTCCATCCGGGCGTGAAGAAGAAGAAAATCGTCCGCCTCTATACGACGGAGGAGCTGGTCAAAGATGAGCGTAAGGATACGGTACTGCCGATCAAGATCCATGCCTATGCCATTGACGACAAAGAGAAGATCGCCGTCGACCGCGAATCAACCTTCATCTTCCCGCGCTACGACAAATACGAGGCGGCGGAATAA
- the purM gene encoding phosphoribosylformylglycinamidine cyclo-ligase: MSQISYKDAGVDIDAGNSFVENIKPLVKSTRIPGVLGGIGSFAGAFEMPAGYKEPVLLAATDGVGTKLKLAIDSGKHDTVGIDLVAMCVNDLICNFGTPTFFLDYYATGKLEVDVATAVVSGIAEGCRQAECALIGGETAEMPGMYSKDDYDLAGFAVGVAEKSELDTPANVRAGDKLIALPSSGLHSNGFSLARKVLFEKMGMKFDDDFNGTPLIDALLAPTRIYVKTFKQLKPKIQAMAHITGGGLVENLPRVLPEGLRAVIKGDDVRVLPIFELMSEHVARDEMFRAFNMGVGMVLVVRPDDVNAVLDATDGYLIGEIEPGDKEARIV, translated from the coding sequence ATGAGTCAAATCAGCTACAAAGACGCCGGTGTCGATATCGACGCCGGGAACAGTTTCGTCGAGAACATCAAGCCCCTGGTCAAGTCGACCCGCATCCCCGGTGTCCTGGGCGGGATCGGCTCTTTCGCCGGCGCCTTCGAGATGCCGGCAGGCTACAAAGAACCCGTGCTCCTCGCCGCGACCGACGGGGTCGGCACCAAGCTGAAACTGGCCATCGACTCCGGCAAACACGACACGGTCGGCATCGACCTCGTCGCCATGTGCGTCAACGACCTCATCTGTAACTTCGGCACCCCGACCTTCTTCCTCGACTACTATGCCACGGGCAAACTCGAGGTCGATGTCGCGACCGCCGTCGTCAGCGGAATCGCCGAAGGATGCCGCCAGGCCGAATGCGCCCTGATCGGCGGTGAAACAGCGGAGATGCCGGGCATGTACTCCAAAGATGACTACGACCTCGCCGGCTTCGCCGTCGGCGTCGCGGAGAAGAGCGAGCTCGATACTCCCGCCAACGTCCGCGCGGGCGACAAGCTGATCGCCCTGCCGAGCTCCGGCCTCCACTCCAACGGCTTCTCCCTGGCGCGCAAGGTTCTGTTTGAGAAGATGGGGATGAAATTCGACGACGACTTCAACGGCACGCCGCTCATCGACGCCCTGCTCGCGCCGACGCGCATCTACGTCAAGACCTTCAAGCAGCTCAAACCGAAGATCCAGGCGATGGCGCACATCACCGGCGGCGGCCTTGTCGAGAACCTGCCACGCGTGCTCCCCGAAGGGCTGCGCGCCGTTATCAAAGGCGACGACGTCCGCGTCCTGCCGATCTTTGAACTGATGAGCGAACACGTTGCCCGCGACGAGATGTTCCGCGCCTTCAATATGGGTGTCGGCATGGTCCTCGTCGTCCGTCCCGACGATGTCAACGCCGTCCTCGACGCGACCGACGGCTACCTGATCGGCGAGATCGAACCGGGCGACAAAGAGGCCCGGATCGTCTAA
- a CDS encoding spermidine synthase — translation MREFVYPEMMVHVPMCTHKAPQNVLVISNAPERLQTEVARHEGVVVVHAPASLDALREVADGSVDVVLCEADVDAAVAGHISRVLSEEGVVSMRHASLEEVQANTVLLGVLGNYFKVIMPYRLANEETLLLASKGNHPTADINLHRADMLDGLEYYNTDIHPAAFAMPNYIRKTYLGIIRN, via the coding sequence ATGAGAGAGTTTGTCTACCCTGAAATGATGGTACACGTCCCGATGTGTACCCACAAGGCGCCCCAGAATGTTCTGGTGATCAGCAATGCGCCCGAACGCCTTCAGACGGAAGTGGCGCGCCATGAGGGCGTCGTTGTCGTCCATGCCCCGGCCAGCCTTGACGCGCTGCGCGAAGTCGCCGACGGCAGTGTCGACGTCGTTCTCTGCGAAGCGGATGTCGATGCGGCGGTGGCCGGGCACATCAGCCGCGTTCTCAGCGAAGAGGGGGTCGTTTCCATGCGCCACGCTTCGCTCGAGGAAGTCCAGGCCAATACGGTGCTGCTCGGTGTGCTGGGCAACTATTTCAAGGTGATCATGCCTTACCGCCTAGCCAATGAGGAGACCCTCCTGCTGGCCAGCAAGGGCAACCACCCGACGGCGGACATCAACCTCCACCGTGCGGACATGCTCGACGGGCTGGAGTATTACAACACCGATATCCACCCGGCCGCGTTCGCGATGCCGAACTACATCCGTAAAACCTACCTCGGGATCATCCGCAACTAA
- the coaE gene encoding dephospho-CoA kinase (Dephospho-CoA kinase (CoaE) performs the final step in coenzyme A biosynthesis.): MAFEYAIALTGGIATGKSTVASLLALHGLRVIDADAIAHRLLDEHSGWVAETFGAHYVENGKVLRSELGKVIFSDPTAKATLEAYLHPKIRQAIEEESERQDAFKFPYLIDIPLYFETQAYPIADSVVVYTPKATQLQRFMKRNGFDEAEALRRIESQMDIEEKKKRATWVIDNSGNLKQLQAECEAFVEMIKAKYKA; the protein is encoded by the coding sequence ATGGCGTTTGAATACGCGATCGCACTGACCGGGGGGATCGCGACGGGCAAAAGTACCGTCGCCTCCCTGCTGGCCCTGCACGGCCTGCGGGTCATCGACGCCGATGCGATCGCGCACAGGCTGCTGGACGAGCACAGCGGATGGGTCGCCGAGACCTTCGGCGCACACTATGTCGAAAACGGCAAGGTCCTGCGCAGCGAACTGGGGAAGGTGATCTTCTCCGACCCCACGGCCAAAGCGACGCTCGAAGCTTACCTGCACCCCAAGATCCGTCAGGCGATCGAGGAGGAGAGCGAACGCCAGGACGCTTTCAAATTCCCCTACTTGATCGACATCCCGCTCTACTTCGAGACGCAGGCCTATCCCATCGCGGACTCCGTTGTCGTTTACACTCCCAAAGCGACGCAGCTGCAGCGGTTTATGAAACGCAACGGCTTCGACGAGGCCGAGGCGCTGCGCCGCATCGAGTCCCAGATGGACATCGAGGAGAAGAAGAAGCGCGCGACCTGGGTCATCGACAACAGCGGCAACCTCAAACAACTTCAGGCTGAGTGCGAGGCCTTTGTTGAGATGATCAAAGCCAAATATAAAGCCTAA
- the dapF gene encoding diaminopimelate epimerase → MMIAKYSASGNDFVLFHSFIARDRSELARTLCDRQSGVGADGLIVLVPHVEYDFEWQFYNSDGSTAEMCGNGSRACAHYAYSNGLAPANMTFLTEAGVIGAEVEGEMVQSDLTPPKILRDDIVAGGKKWWLLDTGVPHLVTFDADMDNFDPEEARALRFEHNANVNIASVDSDGSIRVRTYERGVEDETLACGTGMAACFYRANREELVGDKANVYPKSGETLYLGLEEGTITFKGLVEKTFETVLDVK, encoded by the coding sequence ATGATGATCGCCAAATACAGCGCGAGCGGTAACGACTTTGTCCTCTTTCACAGCTTTATCGCAAGAGACCGCTCCGAACTGGCACGCACCCTCTGTGATCGCCAAAGCGGTGTCGGGGCTGACGGCCTGATCGTCCTTGTGCCGCATGTCGAGTACGATTTCGAGTGGCAGTTCTACAACAGCGACGGCTCGACGGCGGAGATGTGCGGCAACGGCAGCCGTGCCTGCGCGCACTACGCCTACAGCAACGGCCTGGCACCGGCGAACATGACCTTCCTGACGGAAGCGGGCGTCATCGGTGCGGAAGTGGAGGGGGAGATGGTACAGAGCGATCTGACCCCGCCGAAGATCCTGCGTGATGACATCGTTGCGGGCGGGAAAAAGTGGTGGCTGCTCGATACGGGCGTGCCCCACCTTGTCACCTTTGATGCCGACATGGATAACTTCGACCCCGAAGAGGCGCGTGCCCTGCGCTTCGAGCACAACGCCAACGTCAACATTGCCAGCGTCGACAGTGACGGCTCCATCCGGGTGCGGACCTATGAACGCGGAGTCGAGGACGAGACGCTCGCCTGCGGGACGGGGATGGCGGCCTGTTTCTACCGCGCCAACCGTGAAGAACTTGTCGGCGACAAAGCGAATGTCTACCCCAAAAGTGGAGAGACGCTCTATCTCGGGCTGGAAGAGGGGACGATTACCTTCAAAGGGCTCGTAGAGAAAACGTTTGAGACGGTTTTAGACGTTAAATAG
- the prfA gene encoding peptide chain release factor 1, translating to MLSDKLTPFIDRYNELSELLSSPDIANDVKRMTALSKEQSSLQDIVDTAKAYKQLLVDIEENKSLVYDDELGELAKEELKTLEPQVPVMEEEIKVLLLPTDPNDERNIILEMRAGTGGDEAAIFVGDLFTAYTRYAEVKGWKIELISSSPSDMGGYKEITALIKGDKVYSRLKFEGGTHRVQRVPATESQGRVHTSAITVAVMPEADDVDVKIDPNDLKIDVMRSSGCGGQSVNTTDSAVRITHLPTGIVVTNQDQKSQHKNKEKAMKVLQARLFEIEQQKAQEAEGAARKEQVGTGDRSGRIRTYNYPQNRISDHRINLTLYRLNEIMTGGLFDEIIDPLIADAQAKSMEAAGL from the coding sequence ATGCTTTCTGACAAACTGACCCCTTTTATCGACCGTTACAACGAGCTCAGCGAACTGCTCAGCAGTCCCGACATCGCCAACGACGTCAAACGGATGACCGCGCTCTCCAAAGAGCAATCCTCTCTGCAGGACATCGTCGATACGGCCAAGGCCTACAAACAGCTGCTCGTGGACATCGAAGAGAACAAGTCCCTCGTGTACGACGACGAACTGGGAGAACTGGCCAAAGAGGAGCTCAAAACCCTCGAACCGCAGGTCCCCGTGATGGAGGAGGAGATCAAGGTCCTCCTACTGCCGACGGACCCCAACGACGAGCGCAACATCATTCTGGAGATGCGCGCGGGCACCGGCGGGGACGAAGCCGCAATCTTTGTCGGCGACCTCTTTACCGCCTATACCCGCTACGCGGAAGTCAAAGGATGGAAGATCGAACTGATCAGCTCCAGCCCCTCCGACATGGGCGGCTACAAAGAGATCACGGCCCTGATCAAGGGCGACAAAGTCTACAGCCGTCTGAAATTCGAAGGGGGGACCCACCGTGTGCAGCGGGTCCCGGCGACGGAGTCCCAGGGACGCGTCCACACCTCGGCGATCACCGTGGCCGTCATGCCCGAAGCGGACGACGTCGACGTCAAAATCGACCCGAACGATCTCAAGATCGACGTCATGCGTTCCAGCGGCTGCGGCGGGCAGTCCGTCAATACGACCGACTCCGCGGTGCGCATCACCCACCTGCCTACCGGCATCGTCGTCACCAACCAGGACCAGAAATCGCAGCACAAGAATAAAGAGAAAGCAATGAAGGTCCTGCAGGCGCGCCTCTTCGAGATCGAGCAGCAGAAAGCCCAGGAGGCGGAGGGTGCCGCGCGCAAGGAGCAGGTCGGGACCGGCGACCGCAGCGGCCGCATCCGTACCTACAACTACCCGCAGAACCGCATCTCCGACCACCGCATCAACCTGACGCTCTACCGCCTCAACGAGATCATGACCGGCGGCCTCTTCGACGAGATTATCGATCCCCTCATCGCCGACGCCCAGGCAAAAAGCATGGAGGCCGCAGGCCTCTAA
- the rpsT gene encoding 30S ribosomal protein S20, producing the protein MANHKSSMKRIRQTEKRTERNRFYRTRLKNIVKAVRAAIDEGNKEAASAAMTVANQQIHKFVSKGILKKETASRKVSRLQKAVNGL; encoded by the coding sequence ATGGCAAACCATAAGTCATCAATGAAACGTATCCGTCAGACTGAAAAACGTACGGAACGTAACAGATTTTACCGCACGCGCCTGAAAAACATCGTCAAAGCTGTCCGCGCAGCCATCGATGAAGGCAACAAAGAAGCAGCATCTGCCGCTATGACTGTCGCTAACCAGCAGATCCACAAGTTCGTCAGCAAAGGGATCCTGAAAAAAGAGACAGCTTCCCGCAAAGTCAGCCGCCTCCAGAAGGCCGTAAACGGCCTTTAA
- the glmM gene encoding phosphoglucosamine mutase — MKLFGTDGVRGEAGTFLTAELAMRTAMAAGIYFKKSSKTKKILLGKDTRRSGYMIENAIVSGLTAVGYDVVQIGPMPTPAIAFLTENMRCDAGIMISASHNSFEDNGIKLFDAHGNKFSEEVEAQIEAIYRDDAQIAKAQVTGRAIGSAKRIDDVIGRYIVQLKNSFPDVLSLQGMRIVLDTANGAGYKVGPTVLEELGAEVIVLHNAPDGFNINEGCGALHPKDVQKAVKQYRADIGFALDGDADRLVVVDEKGEVVDGDQLLGALGLFMHKYGLLKGDGIVATVMSNQALEDAMAAAGLTLHRCGVGDKYVLEAMREHGINFGGEQSGHVIMHDFAKTGDGLVTALQVLAMVLMNNTKASAALHPFELYPQMLVNLNVKTKKPLDAIDGLADVLQGIEAAGMRHLIRYSGTENKLRLLLEGRDREAMTAEMERLSGFFRHALND, encoded by the coding sequence ATGAAATTATTCGGGACCGACGGCGTACGTGGTGAAGCGGGAACATTTTTAACGGCGGAGCTGGCGATGCGTACGGCAATGGCAGCGGGGATCTACTTCAAAAAGAGCTCAAAAACGAAGAAGATTCTGCTGGGCAAAGATACGCGGCGCAGCGGCTATATGATCGAAAACGCCATTGTCAGCGGCTTGACGGCGGTGGGGTATGACGTCGTACAGATCGGCCCGATGCCGACGCCGGCCATTGCCTTCCTGACCGAGAACATGCGCTGCGATGCGGGCATTATGATCTCGGCGAGCCACAACTCCTTTGAAGATAACGGTATCAAGCTCTTCGACGCCCACGGCAACAAATTCTCCGAAGAGGTCGAAGCGCAGATCGAAGCGATTTACCGGGATGACGCACAGATCGCCAAGGCGCAGGTGACGGGGCGCGCCATCGGTTCGGCGAAGCGGATCGACGACGTCATCGGCCGCTATATCGTCCAGCTCAAGAACTCATTTCCCGATGTGCTCAGTCTGCAGGGGATGCGCATCGTCCTCGATACCGCCAACGGCGCGGGCTACAAGGTCGGTCCGACGGTCCTTGAAGAGCTGGGGGCGGAAGTGATCGTACTGCACAACGCTCCTGACGGTTTTAATATCAACGAGGGGTGCGGCGCGCTGCACCCCAAAGACGTCCAAAAAGCGGTGAAGCAGTACCGTGCCGACATCGGTTTCGCCCTCGACGGCGATGCGGACCGGCTGGTCGTGGTGGATGAAAAGGGCGAGGTGGTCGACGGGGATCAGCTGCTCGGTGCGCTGGGGCTTTTCATGCACAAGTACGGCCTGCTCAAGGGCGACGGGATCGTGGCGACGGTGATGAGCAACCAGGCCCTTGAAGACGCGATGGCCGCCGCCGGGCTCACACTCCACCGCTGCGGCGTCGGGGACAAGTACGTGCTGGAGGCGATGCGCGAACACGGCATCAACTTCGGCGGCGAGCAGAGCGGGCACGTCATCATGCACGATTTCGCCAAGACCGGAGACGGCCTGGTGACAGCACTGCAGGTGCTGGCGATGGTGCTGATGAACAATACGAAGGCATCCGCCGCGCTGCACCCGTTCGAACTCTATCCGCAAATGCTCGTCAACCTCAATGTCAAAACGAAAAAACCGCTGGACGCCATCGACGGGCTTGCCGACGTGCTGCAGGGGATCGAGGCCGCCGGCATGCGCCATCTTATCCGCTACAGCGGGACGGAGAACAAACTGCGCCTCCTGCTCGAAGGGCGGGACCGCGAAGCGATGACCGCGGAGATGGAGCGCCTCAGCGGCTTCTTCAGGCATGCCCTCAATGACTAG